A genomic stretch from Patescibacteria group bacterium includes:
- the ftsA gene encoding cell division protein FtsA, giving the protein MPKEKLETVIDIGSTKVATIIASLADERVSVVGVSTVPSTGIRKGVVVDIDAAVEAISQSLEKSQRMSGFPISTAFVTVNGSHIESINSHGVVAVSHQDAEISRDDIKRVTDAAQAVSMPSSREIIHVLPRDFIVDGQDGVHDPMGMSGVRLEVETNLIHGSTAVMKNLSKCVNQVGVSIEEFVYTALASSYSCLTDTEKELGTILLDIGGGTTSLIIYSGGSPVYSGVLPVGGQNITNDLAIGLRASLDIAEKIKLKLGKEDDLIKRTIFPTSDEEAREVNKNELDVTEFNLDVTTISRKLLYDIMKERMRELFTLVSIEIKKANFTGKLPAGAVLCGGGALTYNVSSIAKEVLKMPVRVSKPRGVTGLIDEIDGPAYSAAIGALVFGSRQFKNSEKSRFSDRRNIGGSVKGAVGWLKSFLP; this is encoded by the coding sequence ATGCCCAAAGAAAAACTAGAAACAGTAATTGACATTGGGTCAACCAAAGTTGCCACAATTATAGCAAGCCTTGCCGATGAAAGAGTTTCGGTAGTTGGTGTTTCTACAGTGCCGTCAACCGGAATCAGAAAAGGCGTGGTTGTTGATATTGACGCAGCTGTAGAGGCTATATCTCAATCTCTCGAGAAATCTCAAAGAATGTCTGGTTTTCCAATCTCTACGGCGTTCGTAACTGTAAATGGATCGCATATCGAATCGATCAATTCTCATGGGGTTGTGGCAGTATCTCATCAAGATGCTGAAATATCTCGAGATGATATTAAAAGAGTTACCGATGCCGCGCAGGCTGTTTCTATGCCGTCATCCCGAGAAATTATTCATGTTTTACCGCGAGATTTTATTGTAGATGGGCAAGACGGCGTGCACGATCCTATGGGTATGAGCGGTGTGCGACTCGAAGTGGAAACCAATTTAATTCACGGTTCTACCGCCGTCATGAAAAATTTAAGCAAATGCGTTAATCAAGTAGGTGTATCCATAGAGGAGTTTGTTTATACGGCACTGGCGTCGTCCTATTCGTGTCTTACAGATACCGAAAAAGAACTAGGGACAATTTTATTGGATATTGGTGGAGGAACTACCTCGCTGATAATTTATAGTGGCGGGAGCCCTGTTTATAGCGGAGTTTTGCCAGTAGGTGGTCAGAATATAACTAATGACTTGGCGATAGGGCTAAGGGCATCCTTAGATATTGCAGAAAAAATTAAGCTGAAGTTGGGGAAAGAAGACGATTTAATAAAAAGGACCATTTTTCCAACTAGCGATGAAGAAGCAAGGGAAGTAAATAAAAACGAGCTAGATGTTACGGAGTTTAATTTGGATGTAACAACAATTTCGCGAAAACTGCTTTATGACATTATGAAAGAAAGAATGAGAGAACTATTTACCCTGGTTTCAATAGAAATTAAAAAGGCTAATTTTACAGGAAAACTTCCGGCTGGAGCGGTTCTTTGCGGAGGCGGGGCTTTAACCTACAATGTTTCTTCTATTGCCAAAGAGGTTTTAAAAATGCCAGTTCGTGTTTCTAAACCTCGGGGGGTTACAGGACTTATTGACGAAATTGACGGACCAGCCTATTCGGCAGCAATCGGCGCCTTGGTTTTTGGGAGTCGGCAGTTTAAGAACTCCGAAAAATCTCGTTTTTCTGATCGCAGAAATATTGGAGGGTCGGTAAAGGGCGCTGTTGGTTGGCTAAAATCATTTCTTCCTTAG
- a CDS encoding putative lipid II flippase FtsW — MPHHKEKRFLDLPFFIATLAILFFGVVMVYDSSVVYSLNLFGGKFHFLISQGMWALFGILCFFMAFFLPLDWLFSKSRALYIFSVLLLILVLLPTPFSPMLYGARRWLFLNPEPFPAFPLIGRLGFQPSDLMKLTYLLYLAKILSLEKDNDVVKILKRFFVVTFIPVLLVLLEPDLGTALLLLVAGVVMLFVWGFPVKYFAVMAPVFLVLATIAVVSSPYRKERFLTFVGNNVETNQDKSYHVRQAQIALGSGGIFGRGLGQSRQKYGYLPEVTSDSIYAIVGEEFGFIGTTLTLFGIVFIVLRGLELAKRTKIVSAKIFGCGVITVFGLQAFLNTASMLGLVPLTGVPLPLISYGGSSMVITLLGFGLTMNFLSS; from the coding sequence ATGCCTCATCACAAAGAAAAACGCTTTTTGGATTTGCCTTTTTTTATTGCTACCCTTGCCATTTTATTTTTTGGAGTGGTAATGGTTTACGATTCTTCTGTAGTTTATTCTTTGAATTTGTTTGGTGGCAAATTTCATTTTCTTATCTCGCAAGGAATGTGGGCTTTATTTGGAATACTCTGTTTTTTTATGGCATTTTTTCTTCCTCTAGATTGGTTATTTTCTAAATCCCGCGCTTTATATATTTTTTCGGTCTTACTTTTAATTTTGGTACTGCTTCCAACCCCATTTTCTCCAATGCTATATGGGGCGCGAAGATGGCTTTTTTTAAATCCCGAGCCATTTCCAGCATTTCCCCTTATTGGCAGATTAGGTTTTCAGCCGTCAGATTTAATGAAGTTGACCTATCTTTTGTATCTGGCTAAAATTTTGTCTTTGGAAAAGGACAATGATGTCGTAAAAATACTTAAACGATTTTTTGTTGTAACTTTTATACCTGTGCTTTTGGTCCTTTTGGAGCCCGATCTAGGAACAGCCCTGCTTTTGTTGGTAGCGGGAGTGGTAATGCTTTTTGTTTGGGGATTTCCCGTTAAATACTTTGCGGTTATGGCTCCGGTTTTTTTGGTGTTGGCAACAATTGCTGTTGTTTCCTCTCCCTATCGCAAAGAGAGATTTTTAACTTTTGTTGGAAATAATGTCGAAACCAATCAAGACAAAAGCTATCATGTAAGACAAGCCCAAATTGCTTTGGGGTCGGGAGGTATATTTGGAAGAGGCTTGGGTCAGTCCCGCCAGAAATACGGCTATTTGCCAGAAGTAACTTCGGATTCTATTTATGCTATAGTTGGTGAGGAGTTTGGATTTATCGGAACCACGCTAACGCTTTTTGGGATAGTGTTTATTGTTTTAAGGGGGTTAGAGCTTGCCAAACGAACTAAAATAGTTTCGGCAAAAATATTTGGCTGTGGTGTAATTACGGTATTTGGATTGCAAGCGTTTCTAAATACAGCCTCCATGCTTGGTCTAGTACCGCTTACCGGTGTTCCTTTACCTTTAATTTCGTATGGTGGTTCGTCAATGGTAATAACTCTTTTAGGATTTGGTTTAACCATGAATTTTTTATCTAGTTAG
- the ftsZ gene encoding cell division protein FtsZ — MLVKPEIEQFAKIRVVGVGGAGTNAVNNMVTRGTIKGVDFVCVNTDVQSLTLSKAQVKIQIGKDLTKGLGSGGNPEVGRKAAEESLDLIRDSLEGSDMVFITAGLGGGTGTGATPIIASIAKSLGALTVGVVTKPFEFEGVKRMENANIGHKELKEKVDALITIPNQKLLDVADQKMSLLEAFGMADGILGQGVQGISDLIVVPGLVNVDFADVKTIMTSAGSALMGIGSAEGENRAEIAAQMAISSPLLEVDISGATGILFNIVGGLDLSMHEIDKAAKIISSAANPDANIIFGAAIDESMGNSIKITVIATGFDMEIQDAYKKVKELPSDSVSRFDASQGPSSDGGLSEEDTKYDIPTFLRRSK, encoded by the coding sequence ATGCTAGTTAAACCAGAAATCGAACAATTTGCAAAAATCCGAGTCGTTGGTGTTGGTGGGGCTGGTACTAATGCCGTAAATAACATGGTAACCCGAGGTACTATTAAAGGGGTCGATTTTGTTTGTGTTAACACCGATGTTCAATCGCTAACTTTAAGCAAAGCTCAAGTTAAAATCCAAATTGGAAAAGATTTAACCAAGGGTCTTGGATCTGGAGGAAATCCCGAGGTAGGCAGAAAAGCTGCCGAAGAATCTTTGGATTTAATTAGAGATTCTCTTGAAGGCTCCGATATGGTTTTTATAACCGCAGGTTTAGGAGGCGGAACTGGAACAGGAGCAACCCCAATTATTGCCAGTATTGCAAAATCTCTTGGCGCGCTAACAGTTGGTGTAGTCACAAAGCCTTTTGAATTTGAAGGAGTTAAACGCATGGAAAATGCTAATATTGGGCATAAAGAGCTTAAAGAAAAAGTCGACGCTTTAATTACTATTCCCAACCAAAAACTTTTAGATGTAGCAGATCAGAAAATGAGTCTGCTGGAAGCGTTTGGTATGGCAGATGGCATTTTAGGACAGGGGGTTCAAGGAATCTCCGATTTAATTGTGGTTCCTGGGCTTGTTAATGTAGATTTTGCCGATGTTAAAACCATTATGACTAGCGCAGGGTCTGCCTTAATGGGTATAGGGTCTGCTGAAGGCGAAAATAGGGCCGAAATTGCCGCGCAAATGGCAATATCGTCTCCGCTTTTGGAGGTGGACATAAGTGGCGCTACGGGAATTTTGTTTAATATTGTAGGCGGTCTTGATTTATCAATGCACGAAATTGACAAAGCGGCAAAAATTATCTCCAGCGCCGCTAATCCCGACGCCAACATTATTTTTGGAGCGGCAATTGACGAATCTATGGGTAATTCTATTAAAATTACCGTAATTGCTACAGGTTTTGATATGGAAATCCAAGATGCCTATAAAAAAGTTAAAGAACTGCCAAGCGACAGCGTTTCCCGATTTGACGCGTCGCAAGGCCCCAGTTCTGATGGGGGTTTATCTGAAGAAGATACAAAATACGATATTCCGACTTTTTTAAGAAGATCTAAGTGA
- the dinD gene encoding DNA damage-inducible protein D, whose translation MEKQLIVRLHKNFEDCAHKSDGVEFWYARELQILLGYNEWRNFENVVNKAKIACENAKQKAFDHFVDINKIVDAGATSKPIIDFKLTRYACYLIAQNGNPRKDEIAFAMTYFAVQTRRQEVVEKRLAQWERLHAREKLSISEKTLSGVLFERGVDGQGFARIRSKGDSALFGGHTTKNMKNLLGVPNNRPLADFLPGVTIKAKDLANEITSFNVKKDQKLKGETPITFEHIKNNKNMREMLAKSGIRPETLLPEVDTKKLERKLKSEDKKLPETVKKLNS comes from the coding sequence ATGGAAAAACAACTGATTGTTAGATTACATAAAAATTTCGAAGATTGTGCTCATAAAAGCGATGGCGTGGAATTTTGGTATGCAAGAGAATTACAAATTCTCCTTGGGTATAACGAGTGGAGAAACTTTGAAAATGTTGTAAATAAGGCCAAGATAGCTTGTGAAAACGCCAAACAAAAAGCTTTCGACCATTTTGTTGACATCAACAAAATCGTAGATGCCGGAGCTACTTCAAAACCCATTATCGATTTTAAACTCACTCGCTATGCTTGTTATCTAATTGCCCAGAATGGAAATCCGCGCAAAGACGAGATTGCCTTTGCTATGACTTATTTTGCCGTTCAAACTCGTAGACAGGAAGTAGTCGAGAAACGATTAGCACAATGGGAACGCTTACATGCCAGAGAAAAACTTTCTATTTCCGAAAAAACTCTTTCTGGTGTTTTATTTGAACGAGGTGTTGATGGTCAAGGATTCGCGAGAATTAGAAGCAAGGGCGATTCAGCTTTATTTGGTGGACACACTACAAAAAATATGAAAAATCTGTTAGGTGTGCCAAATAATAGACCACTAGCAGATTTTTTACCAGGCGTTACCATTAAGGCCAAAGATTTAGCAAATGAAATTACAAGTTTTAATGTAAAAAAAGACCAAAAACTAAAAGGAGAAACGCCTATTACCTTCGAACATATAAAGAATAATAAAAACATGCGAGAGATGCTTGCTAAAAGCGGTATTCGCCCAGAAACATTATTACCAGAGGTAGATACAAAAAAACTCGAACGCAAATTAAAATCCGAAGACAAAAAACTACCAGAAACGGTAAAGAAACTAAATTCCTAA
- a CDS encoding virulence protein RhuM/Fic/DOC family protein: MNKIGLPKGKIVIYKTSKDEVELQVRLKDESVWLKQNEIALLFNKDRSVITKHIDKIFFDKEVAKKSNVQKMHIPNSDKPVEFYSLDVILAVGYRVSSSRAIHFRKWATKILKQYLIKGYAINEKRLLEAQNKFNELQNAVLFLQKQSKNELLFGKEAEILSLLADYSSTLTLLEQYDKGKIITKNGQKTKFVLEYKDCVEMILMIKKDLDAKKEAGELFGQERETSFKSIIKGLYVTFDKNELYETLEDKASNLLYLIIKDHPFFDGNKRIASLLFVHYLNKSNYLFKDSGERRISDGALTALALLIATSDPKDKEIMIKIIKTLL; encoded by the coding sequence ATGAATAAAATTGGTTTACCGAAAGGCAAAATAGTTATATATAAAACTTCGAAAGACGAGGTTGAACTGCAGGTTCGTTTAAAAGATGAATCTGTATGGCTAAAGCAAAACGAAATAGCACTACTTTTTAACAAAGACCGGTCCGTTATAACAAAACATATTGACAAGATTTTTTTTGATAAAGAGGTCGCCAAAAAAAGCAATGTGCAAAAAATGCACATTCCAAATTCAGATAAACCAGTAGAGTTTTACAGTTTAGATGTTATTTTAGCTGTTGGATATCGCGTTAGTTCCTCTCGAGCAATACATTTTCGCAAATGGGCTACTAAAATTCTAAAACAATATCTTATTAAGGGTTATGCAATAAACGAAAAAAGGCTTTTAGAAGCGCAAAATAAATTTAACGAATTGCAAAATGCTGTTTTATTCTTGCAAAAACAGTCAAAAAATGAATTGCTGTTTGGAAAAGAGGCAGAAATCTTAAGTCTCCTCGCCGATTACTCGAGCACACTAACTCTATTGGAACAATACGATAAAGGAAAGATAATAACTAAAAATGGTCAAAAAACAAAATTTGTTTTGGAGTATAAAGACTGTGTTGAGATGATATTAATGATTAAAAAAGATCTTGATGCTAAAAAAGAAGCGGGAGAGCTTTTTGGACAAGAAAGAGAAACAAGCTTTAAAAGTATTATTAAAGGTTTGTATGTAACTTTTGATAAAAATGAACTTTACGAAACTTTAGAAGATAAAGCGTCTAATTTGCTTTATCTAATTATTAAAGACCATCCATTTTTTGATGGTAACAAAAGAATTGCTTCGCTTCTTTTTGTACATTATTTAAATAAATCAAATTATCTTTTTAAGGATTCGGGAGAACGAAGGATAAGTGACGGTGCTTTAACAGCATTGGCACTTTTAATTGCAACAAGTGACCCAAAAGACAAGGAGATAATGATTAAAATAATTAAAACCCTTCTTTAA